From the genome of Anopheles moucheti chromosome 3, idAnoMoucSN_F20_07, whole genome shotgun sequence, one region includes:
- the LOC128302616 gene encoding uncharacterized protein LOC128302616, producing MEHKRCYFPIWLLGVAVCVVFLVRHTTYPNAIFPSMGKFMAGPRLLQTVRLAKDRPLPLRLAEFHDGAECDRVCTEREAPRVCYFRWLAEQYAAMGSACGDCRWGNRSHCFHPQCITADGMERGVLALNRRIPGPAIHVCRHDMVVVDVINHMDGLETTIHWHGAHQYDTPWMDGVPMITQCPIPHGTGFRYAFNASEPGTQFYHSHAGHQKANGHYGLFVVRSPTDINRHLYDYDLSEHHIVISDWTLDLVEKFVPGLQSSTVRMDSILINGRGRHFDEEEHELQVQAPLTVYRVRKGYRYRFRMISSGSQFCPFQLQIENHRMQLIATDGGAVQPIMIDTLISTSGERYDFVLSANQKPGNYWVRVRAIGFCNVERREEFAILSYGDEADSVPELELAYPKHTPPAWDERFPTGTVLNNPNATCYVPDDNDLCVADLESHEVYRDDALIDAAPDKTFRILFNTFTADPAILFSEQGYVRYMTVVLTLNNIGVTNNISMVFPDFPLLTQPELIGGDGMFCNDTHRPERCKPHHACFCLHRLKVALNDVVEMSLIDDAEVVRDLYHPFHLHGHRFIVTGMGQLPQFRTQSEKVEFVERNRRYARTMPSDHNPPYKDTVSVPSRGYTRIRFRADNPGFWLVHCHFEWHLGIGMSFVLQVGEVDQMKKAPRDFPRCGSYKPDIYSQG from the exons ATGGAGCATAAACGGTGCTACTTCCCCATCTGGCTGCTAGGGGTGGcagtgtgtgtggtgtttcTGGTACGACATACGACCTACCCGAATGCGA ttttcccttccatgggcaaatttatggcTGGACCGCGACTGTTGCAGACAGTAAGATTAGCGAAGGATCGGCCATTGCCGTTGCGCCTGGCGGAGTTTCACGATGGTGCCGAGTGTGATCGTGTCTGTACGGAACGGGAAGCACCACGGGTGTGTTATTTTCGCTGGCTCGCGGAACAGTATGCCGCGATGGGGTC TGCTTGTGGCGACTGTCGTTGGGGTAACCGGAGCCACTGTTTTCACCCACAGTGCATCACGGCCGACGGTATGGAGCGTGGCGTTTTGGCCCTTAACCGACGCATTCCCGGACCCGCCATACACGTGTGCCGGCACgatatggtggtggtggatgtcATTAATCACATGGATGGGCTTGAAACCACGATTCACTGGCACGGTGCCCATCAATACGATACGCCCTGGATGGATGGGGTGCCAATGATCACGCAGTGCCCAATTCCACACGGTACCGGCTTTCGGTACGCGTTCAATGCATCCGAACCGGGCACACAGTTTTACCACTCGCACGCCGGCCATCAAAAGGCGAACGGACACTACGGACTGTTCGTGGTCCGGTCGCCCACCGACATCAATCGGCATCTGTACGATTACGATCTCAGCGAGCATCATATCGTGATATCGGACTGGACGCTCGATTTGGTGGAGAAATTCGTTCCGGGACTTCAGAGCAGTACGGTGCGCATGGACTCGATACTTATTAATGGCCGAGGACGGCATTTCGAT GAAGAGGAACACGAACTACAAGTGCAAGCACCGTTGACAGTGTATCGGGTAAGGAAAGGTTACCGATACCGCTTTCGAATGATAAGCAGTGGAAGTCAATTTTGTCCCTTCCAACTTCAA ATTGAAAACCATCGAATGCAGCTGATTGCCACCGATGGAGGCGCCGTGCAGCCCATCATGATCGATACGCTCATCTCAACCTCGGGCGAACGGTACGACTTTGTACTGTCGGCAAATCAGAAACCAG GTAACTACTGGGTGCGGGTCCGTGCCATCGGCTTTTGTAACGTTGAGCGAAGAGAAGAGTTCGCCATCCTGTCGTACGGCGACGAAGCGGACAGCGTACCGGAACTGGAACTGGCCTACCCGAAGCACACGCCACCTGCCTGGGACGAACGATTCCCCACGGGGACG GTGCTCAACAATCCGAACGCCACGTGCTACGTACCGGACGATAACGATCTGTGTGTGGCCGATCTGGAATCGCACGAAGTCTACCGGGACGACGCACTGATCGATGCGGCCCCGGACAAAACGTTCCGCATCCTGTTCAACACGTTCACCGCCGACCCGGCCATCCTGTTCTCCGAGCAGGGTTACGTCCGGTACATGA CCGTGGTGCTCACGCTCAACAACATTGGCGTCACGAACAACATCAGCATGGTGTTCCCGGACTTTCCGCTGCTCACGCAACCGGAACTGATTGGCGGCGACGGCATGTTCTGCAATGACACGCACCGGCCGGAGCGCTGCAAGCCGCACCACGCCTGCTTCTGTCTGCACCGGCTGAAGGTGGCGCTCAATGACGTGGTCGAGATGTCGCTGATCGACGACGCGGAAG TGGTCCGCGATCTGTACCATCCGTTTCATCTGCACGGGCACCGTTTCATCGTTACCGGGATGGGTCAACTGCCACAGTTCCGGACGCAGAGCGAAAAGGTGGAATTTGTCGAGCGGAATCGCCGGTATGCCCGCACGATGCCCAGTGACCATAACCCACCGTACAAGGATACCGTATCGGTACCATCGCGCGGCTACACTCGCATCCGGTTCCGGGCGGACAATCCAG GATTTTGGCTGGTACACTGTCACTTCGAGTGGCATCTCGGTATCGGGATGAGCTTTGTGCTGCAAGTGGGCGAAGTGGACCAGATGAAAAAGGCCCCGAGAGACTTTCCACGGTGCGGCAGTTACAAACCGGACATCTACTCCCAGGGCTAG